Proteins from one Catenuloplanes atrovinosus genomic window:
- the secG gene encoding preprotein translocase subunit SecG: MPIWFAYTLIVLLIITSAILTMLILLHRGKGGGMSSMFGGGVTSSLAGSSVAEKNLDRYTVLVGIVWFACIVGLGFWLKLAVDGA, from the coding sequence ATGCCGATCTGGTTCGCCTACACGTTGATCGTGTTGCTGATCATCACCAGCGCCATTCTGACCATGCTGATCCTGCTCCACCGGGGCAAGGGTGGCGGCATGTCCAGCATGTTCGGCGGCGGCGTGACCTCCAGCCTGGCCGGTTCGTCCGTGGCGGAGAAGAACCTCGACCGCTATACCGTTCTGGTCGGAATCGTGTGGTTCGCTTGCATCGTGGGCCTCGGCTTCTGGCTGAAACTGGCCGTCGACGGTGCCTGA
- a CDS encoding phosphoglycerate kinase, producing the protein MKTLDDLLGEGVSGRRVLVRADLNVPFEKDSDPRVISDDGRIRAVLPTIVALRDAGARVIVMSHLGRPKGAPDPAFTLAPVAERLRELLGSAVVYAEDTVGPGAETAVAALEDGHVLLLENLRFNEGETSKDEAARQAFAAKLAAFADVYVGDGFGAVHRKHASVYDVPALLPHYAGGLVQREVEVLKKVTSPEKPYVVVLGGSKVSDKLAVIEALLPQVDKLLIGGGMCFTFLKAQGHEVGKSLLQDEMVDTCRDLLARAGDRIVLPVDVVAASSFAADADHDVVPADGIPADRLGLDIGPESVALFSGEIAKAKTVFWNGPMGVFELAPFAAGTRGVAEAITKVDGFTVVGGGDSAAAVRTLGLDEAAFGHISTGGGASLEYLEGKTLPGIAALEK; encoded by the coding sequence GTGAAGACTCTCGACGACCTGCTCGGCGAGGGTGTCTCGGGTCGGCGCGTGCTCGTGCGCGCCGACCTGAACGTCCCGTTCGAGAAGGACTCCGACCCGCGCGTGATCAGCGACGACGGCCGCATCCGCGCGGTGCTGCCGACCATCGTCGCGCTCCGCGACGCGGGCGCCCGCGTCATCGTCATGTCCCACCTCGGCCGTCCCAAGGGCGCGCCGGACCCCGCGTTCACGCTCGCGCCGGTCGCGGAGCGGCTCCGTGAGCTGCTCGGCTCCGCCGTCGTCTACGCGGAGGACACGGTCGGCCCCGGTGCGGAGACCGCGGTCGCCGCGCTGGAGGACGGGCACGTCCTGCTGCTGGAGAACCTGCGTTTTAACGAGGGCGAGACCAGCAAGGACGAGGCCGCGCGCCAGGCCTTCGCGGCGAAGCTGGCCGCGTTCGCGGACGTCTACGTGGGCGACGGCTTCGGTGCGGTGCACCGCAAGCACGCCAGCGTCTACGACGTGCCGGCCCTGCTCCCGCACTACGCGGGCGGGCTGGTTCAGCGCGAGGTCGAGGTGCTGAAGAAGGTCACCTCGCCGGAGAAGCCGTACGTGGTGGTGCTCGGCGGCTCGAAGGTCAGCGACAAGCTGGCCGTGATCGAGGCGCTGCTGCCGCAGGTGGACAAGCTGCTCATCGGCGGCGGCATGTGCTTCACGTTCCTCAAGGCCCAGGGCCACGAGGTCGGGAAGTCGCTGCTCCAGGACGAGATGGTCGACACCTGCCGCGACCTGCTGGCGCGTGCCGGCGATCGCATCGTGCTGCCGGTGGACGTGGTGGCGGCCTCCTCCTTCGCCGCTGACGCCGATCACGACGTCGTTCCCGCTGACGGGATTCCCGCTGATCGCCTGGGCCTCGACATCGGGCCCGAGTCGGTCGCGCTGTTCTCCGGCGAGATCGCCAAGGCGAAGACCGTCTTCTGGAACGGCCCGATGGGCGTCTTCGAGCTGGCGCCGTTCGCGGCCGGCACCCGGGGCGTCGCCGAGGCCATCACCAAGGTCGACGGCTTCACCGTGGTCGGCGGCGGCGACTCGGCCGCGGCCGTGCGCACGCTCGGCCTGGACGAGGCGGCCTTCGGCCACATCTCCACCGGTGGCGGCGCCTCCCTGGAGTACCTGGAGGGCAAGACCCTCCCCGGCATCGCCGCTTTGGAGAAGTGA
- the gap gene encoding type I glyceraldehyde-3-phosphate dehydrogenase: protein MTIRVGINGFGRIGRNFFRAVLASGADVQIVGVNDLTDNKTLAHLLKYDSILGRIGQEVKATDTEITVGGNTFRASAERDPSKLAWDAVGADIVIESTGFFTDATKAKAHVEAGAKKVIISAPAKNEDVTVVMGVNHDKYDPASHTVISNASCTTNCLAPMAKAINDAIGIEHGLMTTIHAYTQDQNLQDGPHSDLRRARAAALNLVPTSTGAAKAIGLVLPELKGKLDGFAVRVPIPTGSATDLTFVASRETTVEEVNAAVKAASEGALKGYLSYSEDPIVSADIVTDPASCIFDAPLTKVIGGTQVKVVGWYDNEWGYSNRLVDLVKYVGASL from the coding sequence GCGTCCGGTGCCGACGTGCAGATCGTCGGGGTGAACGACCTCACCGACAACAAGACGCTCGCTCACCTGCTGAAGTACGACAGCATCCTGGGCCGCATCGGCCAGGAGGTCAAGGCGACCGACACCGAGATCACCGTCGGTGGCAACACGTTCCGCGCCTCCGCCGAGCGCGACCCGAGCAAGCTCGCCTGGGACGCCGTCGGCGCCGACATCGTCATCGAGTCGACCGGCTTCTTCACCGACGCCACCAAGGCCAAGGCGCACGTCGAGGCCGGCGCGAAGAAGGTCATCATCTCCGCTCCGGCGAAGAACGAGGACGTCACGGTCGTCATGGGCGTGAACCACGACAAGTACGACCCGGCGTCGCACACCGTGATCTCGAACGCGTCCTGCACCACGAACTGCCTCGCCCCGATGGCCAAGGCGATCAACGACGCGATCGGCATCGAGCACGGCCTGATGACCACGATCCACGCGTACACCCAGGACCAGAACCTGCAGGACGGCCCGCACAGCGACCTGCGTCGCGCCCGCGCCGCCGCGCTGAACCTGGTGCCGACCTCGACCGGCGCCGCCAAGGCGATCGGCCTGGTCCTGCCGGAGCTCAAGGGCAAGCTGGACGGCTTCGCGGTCCGCGTGCCGATCCCGACCGGCTCCGCCACCGACCTGACCTTCGTCGCCTCCCGTGAGACCACGGTCGAGGAGGTCAACGCCGCGGTCAAGGCCGCGTCCGAGGGCGCGCTCAAGGGCTACCTGTCCTACAGCGAGGACCCGATCGTCTCCGCCGACATCGTCACCGACCCGGCGTCCTGCATCTTCGACGCGCCGCTGACCAAGGTCATCGGTGGCACCCAGGTCAAGGTCGTCGGCTGGTACGACAACGAGTGGGGCTACTCGAACCGCCTCGTCGACCTGGTCAAGTACGTCGGCGCCTCCCTGTAA
- the tpiA gene encoding triose-phosphate isomerase, with amino-acid sequence MATSSRRPLMAGNWKMNLNHFEANLLVQKLAAGLTEKQLTDVETVVLPPFTDIRTVQTAVDGDKLLIGYGAQDISAHKSGAYTGEISGAMLAKLGCTYVVVGHSERREYHGESDALVNAKAKAALANDLTPILCIGEGLDVREAGGHIAHCADQLEAGLDGFTAAEVEKIVIAYEPVWAIGTGKTATPEDAQEVCGDIRARLAKKYGEETAATVRVLYGGSVKANNVAQIMAQPDVDGALVGGASIDAEQFVQIVRFPEHVAR; translated from the coding sequence ATGGCGACCTCGTCGCGCCGGCCGCTGATGGCCGGCAACTGGAAGATGAACCTCAACCACTTCGAGGCGAACCTTCTCGTCCAGAAGCTGGCCGCCGGGCTCACCGAGAAGCAGCTGACCGACGTGGAGACCGTGGTGCTCCCGCCGTTCACCGACATCCGCACCGTGCAGACCGCGGTCGACGGGGACAAGCTGCTGATCGGCTACGGTGCGCAGGACATCTCGGCGCACAAGTCCGGCGCGTACACCGGCGAGATCTCCGGTGCCATGCTGGCGAAGCTCGGCTGCACCTACGTGGTGGTCGGTCACTCCGAGCGCCGTGAGTACCACGGCGAGTCGGACGCGCTGGTCAACGCGAAGGCGAAGGCCGCGCTGGCCAACGACCTGACCCCGATCCTCTGCATCGGCGAGGGCCTCGACGTGCGCGAGGCCGGCGGGCACATCGCCCACTGCGCCGACCAGCTGGAGGCCGGGCTCGACGGCTTCACCGCCGCCGAGGTCGAGAAGATCGTCATCGCGTACGAGCCGGTCTGGGCGATCGGCACCGGCAAGACCGCCACGCCGGAGGACGCGCAGGAGGTGTGCGGCGACATCCGCGCCCGCCTGGCGAAGAAGTACGGCGAGGAGACCGCGGCCACGGTCCGCGTGCTCTACGGCGGCTCGGTCAAGGCGAACAACGTCGCCCAGATCATGGCGCAGCCGGACGTGGACGGCGCTCTGGTCGGCGGCGCGAGCATCGACGCCGAGCAGTTCGTGCAGATCGTTCGCTTCCCGGAACACGTCGCCCGCTGA